The nucleotide sequence CGGTGTACGGGTCGTACCAGGCCGCCTGCTGGTAGACCGGCACGTCGATCTCGTGCAGTTTCTCCTCGGTGTTGATCGCGCGCCAGTAGTCGTCGTACAACGAGTGCTTGAACCAGTCGCGGTAGAACGGGATCTCGCGGCCGATCAACTCGACGTCGATCGTCGCGAGCGGCAGGTGCCGGTACATCTTCTGGTTGCCGAAGATGTGCGTCGCGCCGATCTGCGTGTAGGCGACGGCAGTCGAGAACGTGAGCGCGGCCGTCGCGGTCAGCGCCCACTGCACCGCGCCGCCGATGCGGTGGCAGCCGCTGTAGTAGTCGCCCATGATGACCTGCGGCGCGAGGGCCGTCAGGTGTGGCGAGCGCAGCGGCGCGAGCTGCCACTGCACGATGCCGCCGTACGAGCGGCCGCTCATGCCGATCTTGCCGTCGCACCACGGCTGCTCCGCGATCCAGGCGAGCGCGTCGTGGCCGTCGCGTCCGTCGTCGTGGTAGGCGTAGAAGGTGCCCTCCGACTTGAAGCGTCCGCGGTCGTCCTGGATCACGACCGCGTAGCCGCGCCGCGCCCACCAGCACGCCCAGTCGACGTGCGGGCCGTGCAGCGACTCGTATGGCGTGCGCAGGAAGACGACCGGCCACTTGCCGCCGCCTTTCGGCAGGAACACGTCGGTGGAGAGCTTGACGCCGTCGCGCATCGGCGTCTTGAGGTCGTACAGGAAGCGGATTTCGTGGACAGGTTGGGAATGAGCTTGGGACCTAGTCATACAACTCCAGGGTCAACCCTGACACAAAGTAGTCCAAAGGTATTGTGCTTGGCTGAATGTCGCGGATGAACTCAATTCCCACAAGTCGATCATTTTGTCGTTCAGTGGGGATATTTATGGTAAGCATATCAATTACCGCTACTTGACCGTTGCTTGTTGTTCCTCTCCAAGCTTCACACGAATCAGGATCCGTTACGGTATCTGTTAATGGTTCGGGCCATGGTTCATTTGGTGCAATTCGAACGAAATTGCCAATCGCCCACTCCCTAACATTGACTCCAAGCACAATTGCTGTTGGATCTGGATTCGGTCCCGGTTGCATAACGAGCATGATGTGTCCAATCTTTTTTGCGCCATAACTTTTCCTTCCATCTCCAGCGTTAATCAGCAAGTGCATGGCCTTAAGGTTTGCGAAGGCCTTCTGGTGGAATATGAGAACCCTTTTGTTGTTCACGGATGGATCGCCCAAACTGAGCCTGGCATTTTCCATTTTGAAGGGAACACCTTGTACAAAGAAATCCCCAAATGGTGGTTTTGCATAGATGCTCAGATCGTGATTTGCCAACTGTGTCTTAATGAGAGGTATAGGCACAAAGTTTCTCTTCGGTATCGCAACCCGCTGGATCGGCTGTAGGATAGCCACGGCAACCCGATTAAAAACCTTCTCTTGTTCGGCTCTCGATAGGCTAGTCAATGGTTTGTCGGGTGAATTGACTGCCTGAAACTGCGATAAAGTCTTCGTTCGCCCGAACAAGCAATGCCCTACCACAACAATTAATACACGCATTCCATCAGTTTCTGCCGCCTTCAATATCCCCGGCAATTCATCGCTAGCAATGAACTCGGATGCCAAGAAATCTGCACTCACCAATAAAATGGCTATGGTAGCGGAATTGATGGCGGCCCGTATTTCTTCGCGCCATTTGTCGCCAGCGGATATCTTCGTATCTACCCATACGTCTATTATGCCTTCGCGTACTATTGGTTTAAGATGCACTTGAAGCCGATCAAGGAAATTCTTGTCTTTATGGCTATAGCTGACAAAAACCTTGGTTCGTACGGCACTCACAGCATCCTCCGATTGGATTCTGACTCAAACTTGCCAATGTCATTTAGGTCGGCGTATGCCTATGGCCGTGCCCGTCGCTGATGCCAAGATAGCGTTCAAGGATGTTTGGAATGGCACACCCTTCTGACACCGATCTCGACCGCGTGATTGAGCGCGCGCGGGCCGATCTGGACCTCGCGCAACTGGCCGTGCTTCGGCAGTTCACGCCTGAGCGCCGCCTGCAGTTGATGTTTGAACTATGCGAGTTCGTGCATCATGCGATCATCGCGTACGAGCGCCAGCGCGCGCCGGACATCAGCGACGAAGAGTTGTGCGCGCGCTACCGTAGGCACATCCACGCGACCTATGCAACCACAAAGCCTGCCTGAATTCGCTGCGTCCATTATCCGCACGCTCGAGGCGCTGGATATCGTCTATGCGGTCAGCGGTTCGTTTGCCAGCAGCTTGTATGGTGAAGCGCGCATGACGCAAGATATCGACATCGCCATGCGCATGCCGCTTGAGCAATCGGGACGGCTGGTCGACGCGATCCGCGCGCTCGGCTACTACATCTCCCACGAAGGCATTGTCGATGCCCTGGTTCATGGTCAGCCGTTCAACATCATCGACGGCATCAGCAGCTACAAGGCCGACCTGTATCTGACGACGGGCGCTCCGCTTGACGAATCGGCCCTCGCGCGCCGTCGACGCATTCAATATGACGCCCGCACGGGCGCTTCGGCTATGATGCTTTCCGCCGAAGATGTGATTCTATACAAGCTGCGCTTCTTGCGCATGGGCGAGTCCGAGAAACACGTGCGCGATATCTCGGGTATCGTTAGCACGGTTGGCGACGAACTCGACCAATCGTATATTGATCGCTGGGCGCAAACGCTCGGCGTTGCCGATCTTTGGGGCAAGATCCGAGCATCCTGAACCGCGCCCCGGTGTACCGCCCTCTCCCTTTACGCCGCCGTTTCCAGGAACGCCTTCAGCCACTGCACCATCTGCTCCACGTCGCCAAGGTGGATCATCTCGAACGGGCTGTGCGTGTAGCGCGTCGGCACGGCGATCAGCGCGGCCGGCACGCCGTTGCGGATGAACGCGCCGCTGTCGCTGCCGAAGCGCGCAAAGATCGCCTGCTGGATCGGGATATTCGCCTTCTGCGCCGCGCGGCCCAACGCCAGCGTCAGCGCGCGGTTGTACGAGATGCTGTCTTTGTGCACCAGCATTGGCCCGCCGCCGAGCTTCGCGTCGGCGTGGCGCGGGTCCACGCCCGGCACGTCGCCCACCAGTCCCACATCGAGCGCGATCGCCAGATCGGGCCTGACGTCGTCGGTCACCGAGTACGCGCCGACCAGACCGATCTCTTCCTGGATCGTCGAGCCGTAGTGCAGTTCGTACGCCAGCTTGCTGCGGTCGAGCACGTCGAGCAGGCGGTCCATGATTGCCAGCAGCATGCGGTCGTCCATCGCCTTGCCGTAGGCGATGTCGCCGATGCGGCGCGTCGGCGGGTTCCAGATGACGCGGTCGCCGACTTGCACGCCGCGCGCCAGCACCTCGGCCCGGCTGCGCGCGCCGATATCGACCCAGACGTCGTTCCAGTCGAGCTGCGTCTTGGCGCGCTGCTCCTCGCTCAGGATGTGCCCAGTCAGCGTGGCGAAGATGCCCTCGACATAGCCGGTGGCGGTCAGCACCAGCGCCGGGAACCCGAGCGGCAGCAGCATGCTGCGCATCGCCGGCTTCTGCAATGTATCGAGCTGGCCAGTCGAAATCCAGACGAAGCCGTTGTCGTCGATATGCCGGACGATGTAGCCGAGCTCGTCGGCGTGTGCCGCCAGCAGCAGTCGCGGTCCGCGCCCGCCGACTTTGGCGATCAGGTTGCCGACCTTCGTCAGCGACAGCGATTCGACGCGCTCGTGCCAGTTCTCGCTCAGGTAGTCCTGCACCGACTTCTCGTCGCCGCCCGGGCCGGGCAGCTCACATAACGTTTTGATCAGATTGAACATTGGTTGATTTCCATATCATAATCATGGTAGGGGCGAAGCATTTGCGTGCGCGGCCAAGCGTAAACCAAATACAGCCGTGCAAATGCTTCGCCCCTACGGGTTAATGCCGTACACCGTTCGCGCGCGCTCGGCGCTGACCTTGCCATCGCGCACATCGCGCCGCACGCGCTCCGGCTCGCGCTCGCGCGGGTCGCCGTACCCGCCGCCGCCGCAGGTGCGGTAGCTGACCACGTCGCCGGGCTCCAGTTCGACGGTCGTCTTGGATGAGAGCACGCGCATCGCGCCGTCGGGGTTCAGCACGTATTCGGCCTTGAGCCCGGCGTGGCCGCCGAACAGCCCGTGCGGCCCCTCGCGGTCGCGGTCGGCGAGTACCGTGAACGTGAGCGCATGGTCGAAGCGGTAGTCGCGCCGCACGCCGAGCCCGCCGCGGAAGCGGCCCGGCCCGTCGGAGTCGTTCACCAGTTCGTAGCGCGTGATCTGCACCGGGTAGTTGCGTTCCGTCTCCTCGATCGGCGCGTTCTCCGTGTTCTGTCCGTGCGTCTGCACCGCATCGGGACCGTCGCTGGCGTGCCGTCCGCCGTAGCCGCCGGAGACCGTTTCAAGGAAGCAGTAGTAGTCGCCATCGCGCGGGTTGATGCCGCCGAAGCCGGCGTGGCAGATCATCGCTTTGGTGCCGGCCGGCATCTGCTCCGGCAGGGCAGGCGCCAGCGCGTGGAAAATGACGTCGGTCAGGCGCGCGTTCGTCTCCCAGCCGGCGACGACCGGAGCGGGCGACTGGCAGTTGACGACCGTGCCCGCCGGCGCGATCAGCCGCACGCATGCGTAAAACCCCGCGTTAGTCGGCAAGTCGGGGTCGAGCAGGCACTTGAGCGCGTACGCGCAGGCGGAGAACGTCTGCGCGTAGGTTGCGTTCACCGGTGCGCGCCGTTGCGGGTCGCAGCCAGTCAGGTCGAACAGCACGCCCTGCTCGTCGATGACAACCTGCGCGGCCAGCTTGACGCGCTGGTCGCTGTACGCGTCGTTGTCCAGCCAGCCTTCGGCGCGGAACGTGCCGCGCGGTAGTTTGGCCAGTTCGGCGCGCGCGCGGCGCTCGGTGTAGACGATCAACTCGTCGATGTACGTTTGCAGGACGGCGGGGCCGACCTGCGCGGCCAGCGCGGCGAGGCGGCGCGCGCCGGTGTTGTTGGCCGCCAGTTGGGCGCGGAAGTCGCCGGCCGTCTCGTGCTTGGAGCGGATCTGCGACAGGATCAGCCGGAAGATGTCGTCGATTATGCGGCCGCTGCTGACCAGCTTGACCGGCGGGATGATGACGCCTTCCTGGAACACTTCGCGGAACGCGCCGATGCTGGCCGGCGCGCCGCCGCCCACATCGACGTGATGCGCCAGCGAGGCGACGTAGCCGATCCGGTCTGCGTCGCCCGACGCGTAGACCGGCGCGATCAACGTGATGTCGTTGAGGTGCACGCCGCCGCGGTACGGGTCGTTGGTCAGGATCGCGTCGCCGGGACCGAGGTTGTCCGCGCCAAACTCGCGCACGGCGCGCGGCACCAGCTCGACGAACGAGCCGAGGTGGTTCGGCTGCGCGAACGATTGCGCCACGACGCGCAATTGCCGGTCGAAGAACGCGCAGGAGAAGTCGGCGCGCGTCTTGATGTTGGTCGAGTAGGCGCTGCGCCGCAGCGAGACGGCCATCTCCTCGGTCGCCTCCAGCAGCGCGTTGCGAATCACTTCAAACTTGATGGGGTCCATGGAGGCGCGGCGTCAGGCCGCAACCGGCGCGCCCTCGCGCACGGCGATCTGCTCGCGCAGGAAGTCGATCGACTGCTGGTCGATGGTGAACACGACGGTGATGACTGGCGCCTTCGGCTTGAGCGCATCGAGCCGCGCCATGCACGAGCGCGTCACCACAATCGCTTCGGCGCGCTCGTGCATGGCGCGCAGGCGCGCGGAATCTTCGATCAACGCGGGTGTGATGGTCGCCGACGGATGGTAGGTGCGGATGATGTGCTTCAGATTATCCACCGTGCCCGCGCGGTCGCAGACCAGCCCGATCTGCTGGGCGTGCAGGCGCGCGATCTTCAGCAGCGCGTCATGCGTCGGCATGGCGTGGACGCCGATCACTTTGCCCTTGCTCTCCGCGCCGAGCGCCTGCGTCACTTCGCTCAAATGGTAGAAGGTGGTCACGAGCAGGTCGTAACGCGCGGCGTACTCCGGCGCACGGCGCAGGAAGTCGGCCAGCATCATGCCCTGCAGCGGCCGGCCGACGGCATCGCTCAGCGTGCCGCCCATCTCCGCGATGTCGGCGGCGTTGCATTCGATGAAGGCGAGCTTCAGGCCGGGCGCGCCGTACACGTGGTCGATGCGGCGCGCGATCTCGCCGAGCACGATGTCGCGGCTGACGGCGCGCTGCTTGGCGTCGTCGAGCAACTGGTCGAGTCGCGCCAGCCAGCGACTATCGGCCACACCGAGCGCCGGCTCGCTCTCGCGCACGAAAGCGCCGCGTCCGCGCACCAGTTCCAGGTAACCCTTGCGCTCCAGTGCCTGGTATGCGCGCACGACGGTATTCTTGTTCACATGCATGCGCCCGGCCATGTCGCGCACGGTCGGCAGCTGCTTGCCCTCGCCGTACGTGCCCTGCCGGATGCGCTCCTCCAGCCACTGCTCGATTTCCACCGACGTGCGGGCGTGGGACGGAATTCGGTTTGTATTCATGTCTGAGGTACAATTTGCCGGAACGATCTATAGTCCTAGGGACTAAGGTCGATTTGTCGCCCGAATAATAACAAAAAAACGGTGCGCGTGTCAATTGTGTGACATACAATTCTTGACAAGAGCGGGGCAAATCTGGTATAAAATCGCCACCATACCAGCGGTGCGGTGCCTGACGCCGGCTCGCCCATTTCACTATCCGGGGTACAACCGATGAAGATCACCGAAGTCGAAGTCATCCCGTTGCGCATTCCGCAGCACAATATCCATATCGCCGACGGCATTCAGGATGATGTGATTGTCCGCGTGCACACCGACGAGGGTATCATCGGCGTCGGCGAAGCCGACTCGATGCCGCTGGCGGTCAAGGCGATCGTCGAAGCCTGGTCGTCCTGGCCGCGCTCGCAGGGCCTGCGCAATGTGTTGGTCGGCGAGGACCCGCTGAACGTCGAGATGCTCTGGCAGAAAATGCAGACGGCGACGTTGTGGCTGGGGCGCAACGGCGTCGCGCAGTCGGCGATTGCCGCGGTGGATATCGCGCTGTGGGACATCGCCGGGCAGGCGCTCGGCAAACCGGTGCACCAACTGCTCGGCGCGGCGTACCGCGACCGTGTGCGCGTCTACGCCAGCACGCTCTTCACCGAAGATCCCGGCGAAATGACCGCCGTTGGGCAGAAGTACGTCGCGCAGGGCTTCAGCGCCGTCAAGTTCGGCTGGGGGCCGATGGGACGCAGTCTGGCCGGTGATGTCAAGCTCGTCGAGACGGCGCGCCGCGCGGTCGGCGATGCGACCGATCTGCTGATTGACGCCGGGTGCCCGTTCAAGGCGCGCGATGCGATCCAGCGCGTGCGCGCGTTCACGCCGTACAAGCCGTTCTGGTTCGAGGAAGCGCTGGAAGGCGACGATCTGGACGGCTACCGCCGGTTGTCGCGCGCCGCCAACGGCGACATGCGCATCGCGACCGGCGAGCAGGATTGCGCCTATAATGCGTTTGAGGCGCTGATCACGCAGGGCGAGGTCGATGTGATCCAGCCCGATGTGTCACGCGCGGGCGGTTTCACCGAGTGCCGCCGCGTCATGCTCATGGCGCAGCGCCACGCCCGCCTGTGCGTCTTCCATGCCTGGAAGTCCGGCATCCTCGTCGCCGCAACGCTGCAGATGGCGGCGATCACGCCCGACATCCCGTTCTGCGAATACACCGTCAGCGAGTCGCCGCTGCGCCGCGAACTGGTGGACGTCGCGACGACGCTGAAGGGCGGCGTCGCCACGATCCCGCAGAAACCCGGCCTCGGCGTGACGCTGAACATGGACGTGGTCAACCACTATCGCACCGACAAATAGACGGCTGCTGGTCGCCGGCGCCCGCTTCCGGGCATGGCTTAGATCTGGACGAACGGGTCGCTGCACCGCGCCCGCACCGGCGCACCGATGCGCCGGAATTTCGGCACAGCAATCATTTCCTCAATACGCCGGTGCAGGTGGATGCCGGAACCGACCGACTCCGCCGCACACGGCGGCCATCGGGGACACCGTCCCCAGTCAGCCACATCATCCTGAGGAGGATTGAGCATGGACGAACATCAGGCAGGACAAACACCCAAGATGACCCGCCGCACGTTCCTGGGTGGCGCACTCACGCTCGGCGGCGCGGCAGTGACCAGCGTGGTTCTCGCGGCCTGTGGCGCGCCACCGACCGCAGCGCCCGCAGCCAACACCCCGGCGGCCGCCGGCACTAAGGCCCCGGTCGCCGCGACAACGGCCCCCGCGGCGGCCAAGCCGAAGTCGGGCGGCAAGGTCACCTGGGCGCTCGACCAGGACCCGGTCAACCTGATTCCCTTTGGCGCGATCAGCACCTCAAACCACTGGGGCAAGGAAATGATGTATGATTCGCTCGTCGAGTGGGACAAGGACCTCAAAGTCCAGCCCGCACTCGCCGAGAAATGGGAGACGCCGGACGAAAAGACCTGGATCTGGACGCTGCGCAAGGGCGTCAAGTTCCACAGCGGCGATGAAGTGACCGCCGAGGACGTGAAGTATTCGATCGACCTGCAGGCCAACCCGCCGGCGCCGGGCATCAAGATCGCGCAGTATCCGAGCATCGTCAGCACCGAGATCGTGGACAAGTATACGATCAAGTTCAACATGAAAGGCCCCGATCCGACGGTGCTGGGCTACCTGGCGTGGTCGCGCTACAGCCCGATCATCCCGAAGGGTGCATACGACAAAGGCAACCTCGTCACGACCGGCATCGGCACCGGCCCGTTCAAACTGGTCGAGTACGTGGCCAGCGACCGCGTCGTCTACACCCGCAACAAGGAGTTCTGGAAGCCGGGGCTGCCCTACCTCGACGATCTGGTCTACAAGGTCCTGCCGGACGAGAACTCGCGCGTGGCCGCGCTGCGCGCCGGGCAGATTGACGGCACCACCGTGCTGGCCGACACCGCCCGCACGCTGAAGAACGATCCGAACCTCGTGATTCTGAAGGGCGTGTTCTCCGCGCCGCGCCAGTTGCAGTTCACGATCAAGGGCGACGGCAAACCGTGGAACAAGAAGCCGGTGCGCCAGGCGATGAGCAAGGCGATCGACCGCCAGGAGATCATGGAAAAGGTGTTCGCCGGCGAGGCCGTGCTGACCGGCCCGGTCACCACCGGCTATGGCGATTGGTTCATCGACCCGAAGGAACTGGCGGCCTCGTTCTACAAGTACGACGTGGACGGCGCGAAGAAGTTGATGGCCGACGCCGGCCTGGCGGGCGGCTTCCCGATCACGCTGTATGCAATCAGCAACAACCCCTCAACGCAGGTCGCCGAGGTGGTCAAAGAGCAACTCAAGAAGATCAACATCGACGTGACGGTGGTGGCCGAGGAGATCGGCCCGTTCGCCAAGCGCAACGGCGACGGTACCTTCGACTTCTGCTGCACGGCGCGCGGCATGCGCCACGACGTGTCGGGTTTCATCAACGAGTACGGCCGCCCGACCACCGGCGCGGCCGCCACCTGGTTCAACAAGGGCGACGGCTGGAAGAACGACGAGGCGATCAAGCTGTACGACCAACTGGTGACGGAACTGGATAGCGCCAAGCGGCACCAGCAGGCGCGCCGCATCCAGGAGATCGCGCTGGACGAGTTCCCGCACATCACGCTGTGCCAGGAATACAAGTTCATCGCGGTCCGCAAGCAGGTGCAGGATATGTACGTCGCGTTCACCGATTTCTTCACCGGCCTGCGCACGGCCTGGCTGGCGTAACATATAGCGTTTCGGCCGGCCGGAGTGTCACTGCGATGCTCCGGCCGGCCCCGTGTATTAATCGTGCTTATGGGCAAATACATTCTCGGCCGGCTGGTGCTGCTCGTGCCGACCATTATCGGCATGTCGCTGCTGATCTTCCTGATGGTGCGGCTGATGCCGGCCGATATCGTGGACGCAATGGTCGGCGCCGATCCTACCTACGGGCCGGAAGAAAAGGCCGTGCTGCGTCACCAGTTCGGGCTCGATGAGCCGATTCCGGTGCAGTACGTGCGCTGGCTGACCGATATCGCGCGTGGGGACCTGGGCCGCTCGTTCCGCACCCGCGATCCGATCGTCAACAAGCTGGTCCAGAGCCTGCCGATCACGCTGGAACTGGCCTTCCTGTCCATTACCATGTCGGTGATCGTCGCCATACCGCTGGGGGTGCTGTCGGCGGTGCGGCGCGACGGTCCGATCGACCTGCTGGCGCGCGGCGGCGGCCTGATCGGGCTGGCGTTCCCGAACTTCTGGTTGGCGACGATGTTCCTGCTGATCACGTCCGTCTGGTTCCATTGGGTGCCGTCGATCATCTGGATCCCGCCGACGCAGGACCTGTTTGGCAATCTCCAGCAGATGTTCCTGCCGGCGCTGGCGCTCTCGGTGCAGTTGATGGCGGTCGAGATGCGCATGGCGCGGGCGTCGATGCTGGAAGTCTTGCGGCAGGATTATATCCGCACGGCGCGCGCCAAAGGCCTGAACGAGCCGCGCGTCGTCTTCAGGCACGCGCTGCGCAACGCATTTATCCCGGTCATCACCGTAATTGGCATCCAGATGGGCTCGCTGATGGGCGGCTCGGTCATCATCGAGCAGATCTTCGGCCTGCCCGGCGTGGGCTGGTTCCTGCTGCAGGGCATCTTCGGCCGCGATTATCCGGTCGTGCAGGTCACCGCCCTGTTTCTGGCGACGGTCTTCGTCGTCGTGAACCTGCTGGTGGATATCGCGTACGCCTATCTTGATCCGCGCATCCAATACAGTTGACGGCCGCAAACCTATGAGCGAAGCTCCGTTGACCCTCTCGCCGGCCCCCGTCTTTGTCGAACGACCCCGAATTCCCTGGTGGGTGCAGCTTGGCCGCCTGCCGCGCCGCCATCCGATCGGCGCGATCGGCGCCGCGGTCATTACACTGGTCATCCTGGTGGCGCTGTTCGCGCAGGTCATCGCGCCGTACAGCCCCACGTCGCAGGGCGGCAAGCGGTTGATGTCGCCGTATCCGGAGACGCAGTATCTGCTCGGCACGGACGTGCTGGGCCGCGATGTCTTCTCGCGCATCATCTACGGCTCGCGCATCTCGCTGTGGGTCGGCATCGTCGCGGTCGGGCTGGCGTTGGCGCTGGGCGGCGTCACCGGCGTGTTGACCGGCTACATCGGCGGTCGCTTCGACAATCTGGTGATGCGCCTGGTGGATGTGATGTTTGCGTTTCCGAGCCTCGTGCTGGCGATCGTGATCGCCGGCCTGCTCGGCCCGAGCACGACCAATGCCATGCTGGCGATCGGCATCATCTATGCGCCGGCGTTCGCGCGCGTCACGCGCAGCTCGGTGCTGGCAGTGCGCAACGAGTTGTATCTGGAGGCGGCGCGGGTGGTCGGCGGGCGCGATCTGCACATCATCTGGAACTACATCCTGCCCAACATCATGGCGCCCGTCATCGTGCTGACGACGCTGCAGATGTCGACGGCGATCCTGACCGAGGCCTCGCTCTCGTTCCTCGGACTGGGCACGCAGCCGCCCGAGCCGTCGTGGGGCGTGATGCTGAACGAAAGCCGCAAATACATGGAGATCGCACCCTGGCTGGCGGTCTATCCCGGGCTGGCCATCGTCTTCGCCGTGCTCGGCTTCAACTTCCTGGGCGACGGCCTGCGCGACGCGCTCGACCCGCGCTTGAAGGAATAGGGGTCAGGGAGCGGGGCAAACTGGCTAACCGCAAAGCACGCAAAGGAAAAACACTTACCGCAGAGGACGCAGAGAGCGCAGAGAAAATCACGCTAACCGCAAAGCACGCAAAGAGCGCCAAGAAAACTACCGGCTAACCGCAAAGCACGCAAAGAGCGCAAAGGAAAGGCACTTACCGCAAAGCACGCAAAGAGCGCCAAGAAAACTACCGGCTAACCGCAAAGCACGCAAAGAGCGCAAAGGAAAAACACTTACCGCAGAGGACGCAGAGAGCGCAGAGAAAATCACGCTAACCGCAAAGCACGCAAAGAGCGCCAAGAAAACTACCGGCTAACCGCAAAGCACGCAAAGAGCCGCAGAGAAAATCACGCTAACCGCAAAGCACGCAAAGAGCGCCAAGAAAACTACCGGCTAACCGCAAAGCACGCAAAAAGCGCAAAGTAAAACCTGAGAATACAACTGATGGACGAAAATTCGCTATCGAACCAAATTATTGGCGCGGCCATAGAAGTCCATCGGCATCTGGGACCCGGGCTTCTCGAATCCGCGTACGAAGAATGCCTTGCGCATGAATTTGCGTTGCGCAACATCAGCTTCGAACGACAGAAGCCAGTCCCTGTGCAGTACAAAGATGTTCGGCTAGATTGCGGCTTTCGCCTTGACTTCCTCGTGAGCGGTCTAGTTGTCGTCGAACTGAAAGCGATTGACACGCTGGCGCCTATTCACGACGCCCAGGTCCTGACGTACCTGAAACTGACGGGCTGCAAACTGGGCTTGCTGCTCAACTTCAACGTGCGCGTCATACGCACCGGCATTCGCCGGCTGGCACTCAACCTTTAACCTCCCGGCCTGCTCTTATGGTTTTCCTTTGCGCTCTCTGCGCTCTTTGCGGTCAATAATGATTCTGAATCCTTTGCGATGAAAGGTTTTGCCATGTCATCATTCAAAGCAGGCGCGGCGCGCTGTGATGTGACACCCCCGGTTGGCATCGCGCACGGCAACTGGAGCGCGCAGGCGCACGATCGCGCCGAAGGCGTCGATCGCCCGCTGAACTGCACGGTGCTGGCCGCCTCCGACGGCAACGAAGAGGTCATTATCGGTGTCTGGGATCTGTTGTTCCCGCCCAGCGGTGACTGGCTGGTCGAGTGCCGCCACCGCATTACCGAACTGACCGGCGTTCCCGCCACGCATATTCGCCTCTCGGCCACGCATACGCACGCCGGCCCGAACCTCTCCAAGCCGTGGTTCAGCGGAGGCGCGGAGATGATCGAGCCGTACGTTGCCAGCCTGACCGACCGGCTGGCGGGCACCGCGCTGGCCGCGCACCGTGCCATGCGCCCCGCGCGCGTCGCCGGCGGCAAAGGCTCGTGCGCGGTCAACAGCAACCGGCGCATCGTCTGGCCGGAAGGCAAGTCCGACCTGGTCA is from Chloroflexota bacterium and encodes:
- a CDS encoding ABC transporter permease, whose amino-acid sequence is MGKYILGRLVLLVPTIIGMSLLIFLMVRLMPADIVDAMVGADPTYGPEEKAVLRHQFGLDEPIPVQYVRWLTDIARGDLGRSFRTRDPIVNKLVQSLPITLELAFLSITMSVIVAIPLGVLSAVRRDGPIDLLARGGGLIGLAFPNFWLATMFLLITSVWFHWVPSIIWIPPTQDLFGNLQQMFLPALALSVQLMAVEMRMARASMLEVLRQDYIRTARAKGLNEPRVVFRHALRNAFIPVITVIGIQMGSLMGGSVIIEQIFGLPGVGWFLLQGIFGRDYPVVQVTALFLATVFVVVNLLVDIAYAYLDPRIQYS
- a CDS encoding hydantoinase B/oxoprolinase family protein, giving the protein MDPIKFEVIRNALLEATEEMAVSLRRSAYSTNIKTRADFSCAFFDRQLRVVAQSFAQPNHLGSFVELVPRAVREFGADNLGPGDAILTNDPYRGGVHLNDITLIAPVYASGDADRIGYVASLAHHVDVGGGAPASIGAFREVFQEGVIIPPVKLVSSGRIIDDIFRLILSQIRSKHETAGDFRAQLAANNTGARRLAALAAQVGPAVLQTYIDELIVYTERRARAELAKLPRGTFRAEGWLDNDAYSDQRVKLAAQVVIDEQGVLFDLTGCDPQRRAPVNATYAQTFSACAYALKCLLDPDLPTNAGFYACVRLIAPAGTVVNCQSPAPVVAGWETNARLTDVIFHALAPALPEQMPAGTKAMICHAGFGGINPRDGDYYCFLETVSGGYGGRHASDGPDAVQTHGQNTENAPIEETERNYPVQITRYELVNDSDGPGRFRGGLGVRRDYRFDHALTFTVLADRDREGPHGLFGGHAGLKAEYVLNPDGAMRVLSSKTTVELEPGDVVSYRTCGGGGYGDPREREPERVRRDVRDGKVSAERARTVYGINP
- a CDS encoding TIR domain-containing protein, which gives rise to MSAVRTKVFVSYSHKDKNFLDRLQVHLKPIVREGIIDVWVDTKISAGDKWREEIRAAINSATIAILLVSADFLASEFIASDELPGILKAAETDGMRVLIVVVGHCLFGRTKTLSQFQAVNSPDKPLTSLSRAEQEKVFNRVAVAILQPIQRVAIPKRNFVPIPLIKTQLANHDLSIYAKPPFGDFFVQGVPFKMENARLSLGDPSVNNKRVLIFHQKAFANLKAMHLLINAGDGRKSYGAKKIGHIMLVMQPGPNPDPTAIVLGVNVREWAIGNFVRIAPNEPWPEPLTDTVTDPDSCEAWRGTTSNGQVAVIDMLTINIPTERQNDRLVGIEFIRDIQPSTIPLDYFVSGLTLELYD
- a CDS encoding GntR family transcriptional regulator; its protein translation is MNTNRIPSHARTSVEIEQWLEERIRQGTYGEGKQLPTVRDMAGRMHVNKNTVVRAYQALERKGYLELVRGRGAFVRESEPALGVADSRWLARLDQLLDDAKQRAVSRDIVLGEIARRIDHVYGAPGLKLAFIECNAADIAEMGGTLSDAVGRPLQGMMLADFLRRAPEYAARYDLLVTTFYHLSEVTQALGAESKGKVIGVHAMPTHDALLKIARLHAQQIGLVCDRAGTVDNLKHIIRTYHPSATITPALIEDSARLRAMHERAEAIVVTRSCMARLDALKPKAPVITVVFTIDQQSIDFLREQIAVREGAPVAA
- a CDS encoding mandelate racemase/muconate lactonizing enzyme family protein, translating into MKITEVEVIPLRIPQHNIHIADGIQDDVIVRVHTDEGIIGVGEADSMPLAVKAIVEAWSSWPRSQGLRNVLVGEDPLNVEMLWQKMQTATLWLGRNGVAQSAIAAVDIALWDIAGQALGKPVHQLLGAAYRDRVRVYASTLFTEDPGEMTAVGQKYVAQGFSAVKFGWGPMGRSLAGDVKLVETARRAVGDATDLLIDAGCPFKARDAIQRVRAFTPYKPFWFEEALEGDDLDGYRRLSRAANGDMRIATGEQDCAYNAFEALITQGEVDVIQPDVSRAGGFTECRRVMLMAQRHARLCVFHAWKSGILVAATLQMAAITPDIPFCEYTVSESPLRRELVDVATTLKGGVATIPQKPGLGVTLNMDVVNHYRTDK
- a CDS encoding M20/M25/M40 family metallo-hydrolase, giving the protein MFNLIKTLCELPGPGGDEKSVQDYLSENWHERVESLSLTKVGNLIAKVGGRGPRLLLAAHADELGYIVRHIDDNGFVWISTGQLDTLQKPAMRSMLLPLGFPALVLTATGYVEGIFATLTGHILSEEQRAKTQLDWNDVWVDIGARSRAEVLARGVQVGDRVIWNPPTRRIGDIAYGKAMDDRMLLAIMDRLLDVLDRSKLAYELHYGSTIQEEIGLVGAYSVTDDVRPDLAIALDVGLVGDVPGVDPRHADAKLGGGPMLVHKDSISYNRALTLALGRAAQKANIPIQQAIFARFGSDSGAFIRNGVPAALIAVPTRYTHSPFEMIHLGDVEQMVQWLKAFLETAA